One region of Tissierellales bacterium genomic DNA includes:
- a CDS encoding ABC transporter transmembrane domain-containing protein, which produces YVKIQKKAMIDLNFYVLNHVVKLPVLYFKATNSTYLNQRINADSNTVISFVLGNILEVITNALTIIFLTYVSIKINVKLTLVLIPLIPVYVFLYFAFRKPLYKQGYDLKEKQNKFFQK; this is translated from the coding sequence GTATGTAAAGATTCAAAAAAAAGCTATGATTGATTTAAATTTTTACGTATTAAACCATGTAGTAAAATTACCTGTACTTTATTTCAAAGCTACAAATAGTACGTATTTAAATCAAAGAATAAATGCTGACAGTAATACTGTTATATCATTTGTTTTAGGAAATATTTTAGAAGTAATAACCAATGCGTTAACTATTATATTTTTAACATATGTATCTATAAAAATTAATGTGAAACTGACTTTAGTTCTAATACCCCTTATTCCAGTATATGTATTTTTGTATTTCGCATTTAGAAAACCATTATATAAGCAAGGATATGACCTAAAAGAAAAACAGAATAAGTTTTTTCAAAAATGA
- a CDS encoding ABC transporter ATP-binding protein: MFFSLLKHTKISYVFSSSSSMTMTIARIIIFFFGGLEILNGNLTIGQFTIINSYFSMIMDSISYFLNLGKSYQDALVSHDRLEQILDEQKEINGEIQMDGIDTIELNNVSFSYDDHKNIIDSFNYKFERGKVYCIVGENGTGKSTLINLILGIFNDYYTGEIFYNSTDVKKLDMYSIRKKFIGISEQEPKLINDTIFNNITYGIDTYNYEEIEKLLEKLNLQMDKFNQGIDTNIYEAAKNISGG, encoded by the coding sequence ATGTTTTTTTCATTATTAAAGCATACAAAAATATCTTATGTTTTTTCTAGTAGTAGTTCTATGACAATGACTATAGCTAGAATAATTATTTTCTTTTTTGGTGGTCTTGAGATATTAAATGGAAATTTAACTATAGGACAATTTACCATAATTAATAGTTATTTCTCTATGATAATGGACAGTATAAGTTATTTTTTAAATCTAGGGAAGTCATACCAGGATGCTTTAGTTTCTCATGATAGATTAGAACAGATACTGGATGAACAGAAAGAAATAAACGGAGAAATACAGATGGATGGGATAGATACTATTGAACTTAATAATGTTTCTTTTTCATACGATGATCATAAAAATATAATAGATAGCTTTAATTATAAATTTGAAAGGGGAAAAGTCTATTGCATTGTTGGAGAAAATGGAACTGGGAAAAGCACCCTTATAAATTTAATTTTAGGAATCTTTAATGATTATTATACTGGTGAGATATTTTATAATTCAACAGATGTTAAAAAACTAGATATGTATTCCATTAGAAAAAAATTCATAGGAATTAGTGAACAAGAACCTAAATTAATCAATGATACAATTTTCAATAATATAACCTATGGAATAGATACTTATAATTATGAAGAAATTGAAAAACTTTTGGAAAAATTAAACTTACAGATGGATAAGTTTAACCAGGGAATAGATACAAATATCTATGAGGCGGCTAAAAATATATCGGGAGGATAA